A DNA window from Ahaetulla prasina isolate Xishuangbanna chromosome 7, ASM2864084v1, whole genome shotgun sequence contains the following coding sequences:
- the RESF1 gene encoding retroelement silencing factor 1 isoform X1, translated as MDWNVGTINKMQTNDPFLMPQVPSSASITSQTNVLMQNFCNSGNSQTTNIPSRMKYMMTNKRQCQNNRASKTLRPVFPKVAVSRTSFGLNNNFYNLSPSLLSTVTVQMAADVQNPNLSRNMHLSSSVPLQGSTVNSVQNMHQKTNAYTAVGSFSNQTLQNCSNSMGTSVYQQDPLNTSSPKRVLTQMPYYYMNGPATSQADASGSLNSASNYYLPSQQNVQYPDYSSAKKCPNSAIPVTMQSQPYASDQINPPPYPIYSHYNYRNTIQATNTNSSLSDLMVPIQANHGQFVLQQPTAILSNEKVESYHNSLIDQNSNLYSVRPDQKSQSLSSCIETNVVGPTAHNVSGLKTTMQLSDEPVKSYVEVEGNFSNSIPTSTTVKFAEPLQQTNQTSQLEKNMSNENLSKDKFKITRESLSLDVQALYEMRNALLKLKDNFSLKQKIYLSSLQSGQTSNTSINNQNPNLFPHNTNPSVECTVQQVLSDKVTPNQFSSNSHNSSVVPQKTKYHLLPILWNMLKGTGDENMLFNADVEGGDKYQNKHFIVQDNSCTDSNGDAFGNPLNTDETTKLSYKISPVGSTRGTSIIKSAHNQLEKISAVPNSDLLNSSEQNKDSESGGVQYLNDSIQSLIQNSDVSQESSSMKNSIKEEHDNSTACHIQHSENICLQKQTNSEKITDTSSSSISKGVEAITGTRGAERTCSLEELKTSLALWRKCLPKSLNELINRNTESFSDGIDGKGTAKILENLPNILTQNYDTKITVERTQVYGSSSFEKNLDGVNSNLPKSSEPQVAVVTPRILSKNNDVQKNNEIIYPATDIEEGTVHTLEKVISTKSDSNEEKRTIYSPTDSYKYCDLNVHQGTDKSTGKNKIAKAEVGTNHSFDLNQEKTNSSPLGLKQYDLNSGDQHRCELITNDLTAFPQKCVTSKKHDPNLDESNNTAEVWLKDSMLQISSVCTLVQGDAFYNSQIADIFSTSLLTTGIKFETSGEHMPSLQLNEEESGLLKNDPEIGMSLSEEGNILLPSGNLSKAFAGKPEDFQTLESPQCNKTSVETNASNSEKQKTNDFLEVASLSEKEIEQDISYGCNADLSNNEVFENQESLCETNNMSSIRKASDSEHTLDEGKEAYLGSSTESSVTFLNNQLTELSKEFPYGIGYLNMVKEIENKDSITMLTERENKENTMSHEKSLDPSDAVEQIKIVILNSQQMNEVFPECSQQSSNKLDNHGGDQLRMDSKQKDIGHYRKSNQDLNVDSKVNIKSERLGKPERTYCCLPGWLASKYNVEPCSCMLAKEPSLKGKTDLYSQSKERSKSNESDCSLKNEVQNSILDTGNNIFLLGDQSNKALNKTFGCKETESQVKEDKLPKLEQATTPCSLLEKSNLQEPKKRGKKLSHSADSQSLQRERVGTNKIRKQKNGRRNISKSEAQYHLNRDFKKIIIKKLAKKKLEKKSFNKTLKSKTDADHHIGIETKHSVNFEKYKIKRDTSETHVIKGPISSRSLKRQMMKEKNVKGLETQASEVMPSSTLSSVSFASEKHEKSEHNSTLGSQEHLNKTKLKGLEKQYGYKKVQNNEPVCPKQRVEQNLTQLVKRINLEKYAYRKDKKNECQSSHFDNRIPASQNEGDNPSNVFEVQSPVKEGTLDSSNPDKWSVKSLSDKKCFKRKNKHTVFLPKEQKKNYLNRVGFKRTAQKTIRLTSLDSVHSKPLWHVKSSNGTEESEPHQKGSSSSQMSEAERPQMLEFKMCPEILFRKSTSEEQTLEATKLPEKNRIYVTAVKSKREDWLNYCPLKRRKTEENEIQGNHSPVNDDIPLDTAIKMLEGNEAFHGSMKDSKATFETYRKMHLEKRSRSLDSSPIS; from the exons ATGGACTGGAATGTAGGAACAATCAATAAGATGCAAACAAACGATCCCTTCTTGATGCCACAAGTTCCCTCTTCTGCTTCTATTACTTCCCAAACAAATGTCTTAATGCAGAATTTTTGTAATTCTGGAAACAGCCAAACCACAAATATTCCATCAAGAATGAAGTATATGATGACAAATAAACGACAATGTCAAAATAACAGGGCTTCTAAAACCTTAAGGCCAGTATTTCCTAAAGTAGCAGTGTCAAGAACAAGTTTTGGACTAAACAATAATTTTTACAATTTGTCACCATCTTTACTTTCCACCGTGACAGTTCAAATGGCAGCTGATGTACAGAATCCAAATTTATCAAGGAACATGCATCTCTCTTCCTCTGTACCATTACAGGGAAGTACAGTTAATTCTGTGCAAAATATGCATCAAAAAACAAATGCATATACGGCCGTGGGCAGTTTCAGTAATCAAACACTGCAAAATTGTTCAAATTCTATGGGAACCTCAGTTTATCAGCAAGATCCTCTAAATACTTCATCTCCAAAAAGGGTCCTAACACAGATGCCCTACTATTACATGAATGGGCCTGCTACCtctcaagcagatgctagtgggTCCCTTAACTCTGCATCAAATTATTATTTACCTTCTCAGCAAAATGTCCAATATCCTGATTACTCTTCAGCAAAGAAGTGCCCAAATTCAGCTATTCCAGTAACGATGCAATCACAACCTTATGCTTCTGATCAAATAAATCCTCCACCATATCCAATTTATTCTCATTATAATTACAGGAATACAATCCAAGCCACTAATACAAACTCTTCACTATCGGACTTGATGGTTCCCATACAAGCGAACCATGGACAATTTGTTCTGCAACAACCAACAGCAATTTTATCTAATGAAAAAGTTGAAAGTTATCATAATTCTCTGATTGATCAAAATAGCAATTTATATTCTGTTCGACCTGATCAGAAATCTCAATCTCTATCATCCTGTATAGAAACAAATGTGGTAGGTCCCACTGCCCATAATGTAAGTGGACTAAAAACTACAATGCAGCTTTCTGATGAACCAGTAAAGTCATACGTTGAAGTTGAAGGTAATTTTTCTAACAGTATACCAACAAGTACAACAGTTAAGTTTGCTGAACCTTTGCAACAAACAAATCAAACTTCGCAACTAGAAAAGAACATGAGTAATGAGAATTTATCTAAggataaatttaaaataactaGAGAGAGTTTATCACTAGATGTTCAAGCCTTGTATGAAATGAGAAATGCATTATTAAAACTTAAAGACAATTTtagtttaaaacaaaaaatatatttatcttcTTTACAGAGTGGGCAGACCTCTAATACGTCCATAAACAATCAAAATCCTAATTTATTTCCTCATAATACCAACCCATCAGTAGAATGTACTGTCCAACAGGTTCTCTCAGATAAAGTCACTCCAAATCAGTTTTCATCTAATTCACACAATTCTTCAGTTGTACCACAGAAAACAAAGTATCATTTATTACCAATTCTGTGGAATATGCTGAAAGGTACTGGCGATGAAAATATGTTATTTAATGCTGATGTTGAAGGTGGAGATAAATACCAAAATAAGCATTTCATTGTCCAAGACAATTCATGTACTGATTCTAATGGTGATGCATTTGGAAATCCTCTTAACACTGATGAAACTACTAAATTAAGCTATAAAATATCTCCTGTTGGTTCTACCCGGGGAACAAGCATCATTAAATCTGCTCATAATCAATTGGAGAAAATATCAGCTGTACCTAACAGTGACTTACTTAATTCTTCTGAACAGAATAAAGATTCAGAAAGTGGTGGTGTTCAGTATTTAAATGATAGCATTCAGAGTTTGATTCAGAATTCAGATGTTTCTCAGGAATCATCCTCaatgaaaaattcaataaaagaaGAACATGATAATTCTACTGCATGTCACATTCAGCATAGTGAAAATATTTGCCTTCAGAAACAAACGAATAGTGAAAAGATCACTGATACGTCTAGTTCTTCTATTTCCAAAGGAGTTGAAGCTATAACTGGAACTCGTGGTGCAGAAAGAACTTGTTCTTTGGAAGAACTGAAAACAAGCCTGGCTCTATGGAGAAAATGCCTCCCAAAATCCTTAAATGAACTAATAAATAGAAATACGGAATCTTTCAGTGATGGGATAGATGGCAAGGGTACTGCAAAAATTTTGGAAAACCTCCCCAATATATTGACTCAAAATTACGACACTAAAATTACAGTTGAAAGGACTCAGGTTTATGGTTCTTCATCTTTTGAAAAAAACCTGGATGGAGTAAATTCCAATTTGCCAAAAAGCTCTGAACCTCAAGTAGCTGTTGTTACTCCACGGATATTATCAAAAAATAATGACGtgcagaaaaataatgaaatcatTTATCCAGCTACCGATATTGAAGAAGGCACTGTCCATACTTTAGAAAAAGTTATATCTACAAAATCAGATAGTAACGAGGAAAAAAGAACTATTTACTCTCCTACAGATTCCTATAAATATTGTGATTTAAATGTGCACCAGGGAACAGACAAATccacaggaaaaaataaaatagcgAAAGCAGAAGTTGGAACAAATCACtcttttgatttaaatcaagagaaAACAAATTCCTCGCCACTTGGATTAAAGCAATATGATCTCAATTCAGGAGACCAACATCGATGTGAACTGATCACTAATGATTTAACTGCATTTCCTCAAAAATGTGTAACATCAAAAAaacatgatccaaatttggatgaATCCAACAATACTGCTGAAGTTTGGTTGAAAGACAGTATGTTGCAAATATCTAGTGTATGTACTCTTGTACAGGGTGATGCATTTTATAATTCGCAAATAGCAGACATCTTTAGTACTAGCCTTTTGACAACTGGTATAAAGTTTGAAACTTCAGGAGAGCACATGCCTTCTCTACAACTCAATGAGGAGGAATCTGGCCTTTTGAAAAATGACCCTGAAATTGGGATGAGTCTTTCAGAGGAGGGCAACATTTTGCTaccatcaggaaatttatccAAAGCTTTTGCAGGAAAACCTGAAGACTTTCAAACATTAGAAAGCCCTCAGTGCAACAAAACCTCAGTGGAAACAAATGCAAGCAACTCTGAGAAACAAAAAACCAATGACTTTTTAGAAGTTGCTtcactttcagaaaaagaaattgagcAAGATATATCTTACGGTTGCAATGCAGATTTGTCCAATAACGAGGTGTTTGAAAATCAGGAGAGTCTGTGTGAGACAAACAACATGTCCAGTATCAGAAAAGCAAGTGACTCGGAGCATACCCTGGATGAAGGCAAGGAAGCCTATTTGGGAAGCAGCACTGAATCCTCTGTAACGTTTTTGAACAATCAGCTAACTGAGCTTTCAAAAGAATTTCCCTACGGAATTGGTTATTTGAATATGGTaaaggaaatagaaaacaaagattCTATAACTATGttgacagaaagagaaaataaagaaaatactatGAGCCATGAGAAAAGTCTTGATCCTAGTGATGCAGTAGAGCAAATTAAAATAGTAATCCTAAATTCTCAACAGATGAATGAAGTGTTTCCTGAATGCAGTCAACAATCCTCCAACAAGCTAGATAACCACGGAGGTGACCAGCTGAGAATGGATTCAAAACAAAAAGATATAGGACACTACAGGAAGTCTAACCAGGACTTAAATGTTGACAGCAAAGTCAACATCAAGTCTGAAAGACTTGGAAAACCAGAACGGACGTACTGCTGCTTGCCAGGATGGTTAGCTTCAAAATATAATGTGGAGCCTTGTTCATGCATGCTAGCTAAAGAACCTAGTTTGAAGGGAAAAACTGATTTGTATTCACAGTCTAAAGAGAGATCAAAATCCAATGAGTCTGATTGTAGCCTAAAAAATGAAGTACAGAATTCCATATTAGATACAGGCAATAATATCTTTCTTTTGGGCGATCAGAGTAACAAAGCtttaaataaaacttttggaTGTAAAGAAACTGAATCTCAGGTAAAGGAAGATAAACTACCCAAATTAGAGCAAGCAACTACTCCATGTTCTTTATTGGAAAAATCAAATTTGCAAGAACCTAAAAAACGGGGTAAAAAACTGTCTCATTCTGCAGATTCTCAGTCTCTACAGAGAGAAAGAGTTGGAACTAATAAAATACGCAAGCAGAAAAATGGTAGAAGGAATATCTCAAAAAGTGAAGCACAGTATCATTTAAATAGAGACTTCAAAAAGATAATTATTAAAAAACTTGCCAAAAAGAAATTGGAGAAAAAGTCTTTTAATAAAACTCTGAAATCAAAAACAGATGCTGATCACCACATAGGAATAGAAACTAAGCATAGTGTCAATTTTGAAAAGTACAAAATTAAACGAGATACTAGTGAAACACATGTGATTAAAGGACCAATTTCAAGCAGGAGTCTAAAGAGACAAATGATGAAGGAAAAAAACGTTAAAGGATTGGAAACTCAGGCTAGTGAGGTCATGCCCTCTTCAACATTAAGCAGTGTTAGCTTTGCTTCTGAAAAACATGAAAAGTCTGAGCATAACTCTACCTTGGGCTCGCAAGAACATTTAAATAAAACGAAATTGAAAGGTTTGGAGAAACAATACGGATACAAAAAAGTACAAAATAATGAACCTGTTTGTCCTAAGCAGCGTGTTGAACAAAATCTCACACAGCTTGTTAAAAGAATAAATCTAGAGAAATATGCATAcagaaaagataagaaaaatgaatgtCAGAGTTCACATTTCGATAATAGAATTCCTGCATCCCAGAATGAAGGAGATAATCCTTCCAATGTATTTGAAGTCCAGTCTCCAGTCAAAGAAGGCACATTGGATAGTAGCAACCCAGACAAGTGGTCTGTGAAATCACTTTCtgataaaaaatgttttaaaagaaaaaataaacacacTGTTTTTCTGCcaaaggaacaaaagaaaaactATTTGAACAGAGTTGGATTTAAACGGACTGCCCAGAAGACTATCCGTTTGACAAGTTTGGATTCTGTGCACTCCAAACCTCTTTGGCACGTGAAATCAAGTAATGGAACTGAGGAGTCTGAACCCCACCAAAAAGGCAGCTCTTCATCCCAAATGTCTGAAGCAGAGAGGCCACAAATGCTTGAATTcaaaatgtgtccagaaatattattTAGGAAGTCCACCTCTGAAGAACAAACTTTAGAAGCAACAAAACTTCCTGAAAAAAACAGGATATATGTTACAG CAGTCAAAAGTAAAAGAGAAGATTGGTTAAATTACTGTCccctgaaaagaagaaaaacggaagaaaatgaaattcaaggtaACCATTCGCCAG
- the RESF1 gene encoding retroelement silencing factor 1 isoform X2, whose protein sequence is MDWNVGTINKMQTNDPFLMPQVPSSASITSQTNVLMQNFCNSGNSQTTNIPSRMKYMMTNKRQCQNNRASKTLRPVFPKVAVSRTSFGLNNNFYNLSPSLLSTVTVQMAADVQNPNLSRNMHLSSSVPLQGSTVNSVQNMHQKTNAYTAVGSFSNQTLQNCSNSMGTSVYQQDPLNTSSPKRVLTQMPYYYMNGPATSQADASGSLNSASNYYLPSQQNVQYPDYSSAKKCPNSAIPVTMQSQPYASDQINPPPYPIYSHYNYRNTIQATNTNSSLSDLMVPIQANHGQFVLQQPTAILSNEKVESYHNSLIDQNSNLYSVRPDQKSQSLSSCIETNVVGPTAHNVSGLKTTMQLSDEPVKSYVEVEGNFSNSIPTSTTVKFAEPLQQTNQTSQLEKNMSNENLSKDKFKITRESLSLDVQALYEMRNALLKLKDNFSLKQKIYLSSLQSGQTSNTSINNQNPNLFPHNTNPSVECTVQQVLSDKVTPNQFSSNSHNSSVVPQKTKYHLLPILWNMLKGTGDENMLFNADVEGGDKYQNKHFIVQDNSCTDSNGDAFGNPLNTDETTKLSYKISPVGSTRGTSIIKSAHNQLEKISAVPNSDLLNSSEQNKDSESGGVQYLNDSIQSLIQNSDVSQESSSMKNSIKEEHDNSTACHIQHSENICLQKQTNSEKITDTSSSSISKGVEAITGTRGAERTCSLEELKTSLALWRKCLPKSLNELINRNTESFSDGIDGKGTAKILENLPNILTQNYDTKITVERTQVYGSSSFEKNLDGVNSNLPKSSEPQVAVVTPRILSKNNDVQKNNEIIYPATDIEEGTVHTLEKVISTKSDSNEEKRTIYSPTDSYKYCDLNVHQGTDKSTGKNKIAKAEVGTNHSFDLNQEKTNSSPLGLKQYDLNSGDQHRCELITNDLTAFPQKCVTSKKHDPNLDESNNTAEVWLKDSMLQISSVCTLVQGDAFYNSQIADIFSTSLLTTGIKFETSGEHMPSLQLNEEESGLLKNDPEIGMSLSEEGNILLPSGNLSKAFAGKPEDFQTLESPQCNKTSVETNASNSEKQKTNDFLEVASLSEKEIEQDISYGCNADLSNNEVFENQESLCETNNMSSIRKASDSEHTLDEGKEAYLGSSTESSVTFLNNQLTELSKEFPYGIGYLNMVKEIENKDSITMLTERENKENTMSHEKSLDPSDAVEQIKIVILNSQQMNEVFPECSQQSSNKLDNHGGDQLRMDSKQKDIGHYRKSNQDLNVDSKVNIKSERLGKPERTYCCLPGWLASKYNVEPCSCMLAKEPSLKGKTDLYSQSKERSKSNESDCSLKNEVQNSILDTGNNIFLLGDQSNKALNKTFGCKETESQVKEDKLPKLEQATTPCSLLEKSNLQEPKKRGKKLSHSADSQSLQRERVGTNKIRKQKNGRRNISKSEAQYHLNRDFKKIIIKKLAKKKLEKKSFNKTLKSKTDADHHIGIETKHSVNFEKYKIKRDTSETHVIKGPISSRSLKRQMMKEKNVKGLETQASEVMPSSTLSSVSFASEKHEKSEHNSTLGSQEHLNKTKLKGLEKQYGYKKVQNNEPVCPKQRVEQNLTQLVKRINLEKYAYRKDKKNECQSSHFDNRIPASQNEGDNPSNVFEVQSPVKEGTLDSSNPDKWSVKSLSDKKCFKRKNKHTVFLPKEQKKNYLNRVGFKRTAQKTIRLTSLDSVHSKPLWHVKSSNGTEESEPHQKGSSSSQMSEAERPQMLEFKMCPEILFRKSTSEEQTLEATKLPEKNRIYVTAVKSKREDWLNYCPLKRRKTEENEIQVNDDIPLDTAIKMLEGNEAFHGSMKDSKATFETYRKMHLEKRSRSLDSSPIS, encoded by the exons ATGGACTGGAATGTAGGAACAATCAATAAGATGCAAACAAACGATCCCTTCTTGATGCCACAAGTTCCCTCTTCTGCTTCTATTACTTCCCAAACAAATGTCTTAATGCAGAATTTTTGTAATTCTGGAAACAGCCAAACCACAAATATTCCATCAAGAATGAAGTATATGATGACAAATAAACGACAATGTCAAAATAACAGGGCTTCTAAAACCTTAAGGCCAGTATTTCCTAAAGTAGCAGTGTCAAGAACAAGTTTTGGACTAAACAATAATTTTTACAATTTGTCACCATCTTTACTTTCCACCGTGACAGTTCAAATGGCAGCTGATGTACAGAATCCAAATTTATCAAGGAACATGCATCTCTCTTCCTCTGTACCATTACAGGGAAGTACAGTTAATTCTGTGCAAAATATGCATCAAAAAACAAATGCATATACGGCCGTGGGCAGTTTCAGTAATCAAACACTGCAAAATTGTTCAAATTCTATGGGAACCTCAGTTTATCAGCAAGATCCTCTAAATACTTCATCTCCAAAAAGGGTCCTAACACAGATGCCCTACTATTACATGAATGGGCCTGCTACCtctcaagcagatgctagtgggTCCCTTAACTCTGCATCAAATTATTATTTACCTTCTCAGCAAAATGTCCAATATCCTGATTACTCTTCAGCAAAGAAGTGCCCAAATTCAGCTATTCCAGTAACGATGCAATCACAACCTTATGCTTCTGATCAAATAAATCCTCCACCATATCCAATTTATTCTCATTATAATTACAGGAATACAATCCAAGCCACTAATACAAACTCTTCACTATCGGACTTGATGGTTCCCATACAAGCGAACCATGGACAATTTGTTCTGCAACAACCAACAGCAATTTTATCTAATGAAAAAGTTGAAAGTTATCATAATTCTCTGATTGATCAAAATAGCAATTTATATTCTGTTCGACCTGATCAGAAATCTCAATCTCTATCATCCTGTATAGAAACAAATGTGGTAGGTCCCACTGCCCATAATGTAAGTGGACTAAAAACTACAATGCAGCTTTCTGATGAACCAGTAAAGTCATACGTTGAAGTTGAAGGTAATTTTTCTAACAGTATACCAACAAGTACAACAGTTAAGTTTGCTGAACCTTTGCAACAAACAAATCAAACTTCGCAACTAGAAAAGAACATGAGTAATGAGAATTTATCTAAggataaatttaaaataactaGAGAGAGTTTATCACTAGATGTTCAAGCCTTGTATGAAATGAGAAATGCATTATTAAAACTTAAAGACAATTTtagtttaaaacaaaaaatatatttatcttcTTTACAGAGTGGGCAGACCTCTAATACGTCCATAAACAATCAAAATCCTAATTTATTTCCTCATAATACCAACCCATCAGTAGAATGTACTGTCCAACAGGTTCTCTCAGATAAAGTCACTCCAAATCAGTTTTCATCTAATTCACACAATTCTTCAGTTGTACCACAGAAAACAAAGTATCATTTATTACCAATTCTGTGGAATATGCTGAAAGGTACTGGCGATGAAAATATGTTATTTAATGCTGATGTTGAAGGTGGAGATAAATACCAAAATAAGCATTTCATTGTCCAAGACAATTCATGTACTGATTCTAATGGTGATGCATTTGGAAATCCTCTTAACACTGATGAAACTACTAAATTAAGCTATAAAATATCTCCTGTTGGTTCTACCCGGGGAACAAGCATCATTAAATCTGCTCATAATCAATTGGAGAAAATATCAGCTGTACCTAACAGTGACTTACTTAATTCTTCTGAACAGAATAAAGATTCAGAAAGTGGTGGTGTTCAGTATTTAAATGATAGCATTCAGAGTTTGATTCAGAATTCAGATGTTTCTCAGGAATCATCCTCaatgaaaaattcaataaaagaaGAACATGATAATTCTACTGCATGTCACATTCAGCATAGTGAAAATATTTGCCTTCAGAAACAAACGAATAGTGAAAAGATCACTGATACGTCTAGTTCTTCTATTTCCAAAGGAGTTGAAGCTATAACTGGAACTCGTGGTGCAGAAAGAACTTGTTCTTTGGAAGAACTGAAAACAAGCCTGGCTCTATGGAGAAAATGCCTCCCAAAATCCTTAAATGAACTAATAAATAGAAATACGGAATCTTTCAGTGATGGGATAGATGGCAAGGGTACTGCAAAAATTTTGGAAAACCTCCCCAATATATTGACTCAAAATTACGACACTAAAATTACAGTTGAAAGGACTCAGGTTTATGGTTCTTCATCTTTTGAAAAAAACCTGGATGGAGTAAATTCCAATTTGCCAAAAAGCTCTGAACCTCAAGTAGCTGTTGTTACTCCACGGATATTATCAAAAAATAATGACGtgcagaaaaataatgaaatcatTTATCCAGCTACCGATATTGAAGAAGGCACTGTCCATACTTTAGAAAAAGTTATATCTACAAAATCAGATAGTAACGAGGAAAAAAGAACTATTTACTCTCCTACAGATTCCTATAAATATTGTGATTTAAATGTGCACCAGGGAACAGACAAATccacaggaaaaaataaaatagcgAAAGCAGAAGTTGGAACAAATCACtcttttgatttaaatcaagagaaAACAAATTCCTCGCCACTTGGATTAAAGCAATATGATCTCAATTCAGGAGACCAACATCGATGTGAACTGATCACTAATGATTTAACTGCATTTCCTCAAAAATGTGTAACATCAAAAAaacatgatccaaatttggatgaATCCAACAATACTGCTGAAGTTTGGTTGAAAGACAGTATGTTGCAAATATCTAGTGTATGTACTCTTGTACAGGGTGATGCATTTTATAATTCGCAAATAGCAGACATCTTTAGTACTAGCCTTTTGACAACTGGTATAAAGTTTGAAACTTCAGGAGAGCACATGCCTTCTCTACAACTCAATGAGGAGGAATCTGGCCTTTTGAAAAATGACCCTGAAATTGGGATGAGTCTTTCAGAGGAGGGCAACATTTTGCTaccatcaggaaatttatccAAAGCTTTTGCAGGAAAACCTGAAGACTTTCAAACATTAGAAAGCCCTCAGTGCAACAAAACCTCAGTGGAAACAAATGCAAGCAACTCTGAGAAACAAAAAACCAATGACTTTTTAGAAGTTGCTtcactttcagaaaaagaaattgagcAAGATATATCTTACGGTTGCAATGCAGATTTGTCCAATAACGAGGTGTTTGAAAATCAGGAGAGTCTGTGTGAGACAAACAACATGTCCAGTATCAGAAAAGCAAGTGACTCGGAGCATACCCTGGATGAAGGCAAGGAAGCCTATTTGGGAAGCAGCACTGAATCCTCTGTAACGTTTTTGAACAATCAGCTAACTGAGCTTTCAAAAGAATTTCCCTACGGAATTGGTTATTTGAATATGGTaaaggaaatagaaaacaaagattCTATAACTATGttgacagaaagagaaaataaagaaaatactatGAGCCATGAGAAAAGTCTTGATCCTAGTGATGCAGTAGAGCAAATTAAAATAGTAATCCTAAATTCTCAACAGATGAATGAAGTGTTTCCTGAATGCAGTCAACAATCCTCCAACAAGCTAGATAACCACGGAGGTGACCAGCTGAGAATGGATTCAAAACAAAAAGATATAGGACACTACAGGAAGTCTAACCAGGACTTAAATGTTGACAGCAAAGTCAACATCAAGTCTGAAAGACTTGGAAAACCAGAACGGACGTACTGCTGCTTGCCAGGATGGTTAGCTTCAAAATATAATGTGGAGCCTTGTTCATGCATGCTAGCTAAAGAACCTAGTTTGAAGGGAAAAACTGATTTGTATTCACAGTCTAAAGAGAGATCAAAATCCAATGAGTCTGATTGTAGCCTAAAAAATGAAGTACAGAATTCCATATTAGATACAGGCAATAATATCTTTCTTTTGGGCGATCAGAGTAACAAAGCtttaaataaaacttttggaTGTAAAGAAACTGAATCTCAGGTAAAGGAAGATAAACTACCCAAATTAGAGCAAGCAACTACTCCATGTTCTTTATTGGAAAAATCAAATTTGCAAGAACCTAAAAAACGGGGTAAAAAACTGTCTCATTCTGCAGATTCTCAGTCTCTACAGAGAGAAAGAGTTGGAACTAATAAAATACGCAAGCAGAAAAATGGTAGAAGGAATATCTCAAAAAGTGAAGCACAGTATCATTTAAATAGAGACTTCAAAAAGATAATTATTAAAAAACTTGCCAAAAAGAAATTGGAGAAAAAGTCTTTTAATAAAACTCTGAAATCAAAAACAGATGCTGATCACCACATAGGAATAGAAACTAAGCATAGTGTCAATTTTGAAAAGTACAAAATTAAACGAGATACTAGTGAAACACATGTGATTAAAGGACCAATTTCAAGCAGGAGTCTAAAGAGACAAATGATGAAGGAAAAAAACGTTAAAGGATTGGAAACTCAGGCTAGTGAGGTCATGCCCTCTTCAACATTAAGCAGTGTTAGCTTTGCTTCTGAAAAACATGAAAAGTCTGAGCATAACTCTACCTTGGGCTCGCAAGAACATTTAAATAAAACGAAATTGAAAGGTTTGGAGAAACAATACGGATACAAAAAAGTACAAAATAATGAACCTGTTTGTCCTAAGCAGCGTGTTGAACAAAATCTCACACAGCTTGTTAAAAGAATAAATCTAGAGAAATATGCATAcagaaaagataagaaaaatgaatgtCAGAGTTCACATTTCGATAATAGAATTCCTGCATCCCAGAATGAAGGAGATAATCCTTCCAATGTATTTGAAGTCCAGTCTCCAGTCAAAGAAGGCACATTGGATAGTAGCAACCCAGACAAGTGGTCTGTGAAATCACTTTCtgataaaaaatgttttaaaagaaaaaataaacacacTGTTTTTCTGCcaaaggaacaaaagaaaaactATTTGAACAGAGTTGGATTTAAACGGACTGCCCAGAAGACTATCCGTTTGACAAGTTTGGATTCTGTGCACTCCAAACCTCTTTGGCACGTGAAATCAAGTAATGGAACTGAGGAGTCTGAACCCCACCAAAAAGGCAGCTCTTCATCCCAAATGTCTGAAGCAGAGAGGCCACAAATGCTTGAATTcaaaatgtgtccagaaatattattTAGGAAGTCCACCTCTGAAGAACAAACTTTAGAAGCAACAAAACTTCCTGAAAAAAACAGGATATATGTTACAG CAGTCAAAAGTAAAAGAGAAGATTGGTTAAATTACTGTCccctgaaaagaagaaaaacggaagaaaatgaaattcaag